The DNA sequence CAGCCACCGACGCTGCCGCATTTCCCTCTATGTATCAAGCGGACGACTTGGTTGATGAAggtttgtcttttctgtGTCCTTTAATCTGCTAGTACTCAGGAGCTAAAAATTCCACCCAGGTTGGTCGTGGGCATATCTTTCCCCGGATAACTTCGCCCTCCCAGGGGCTACAGTGGAGAACAGTACTTTGGGTCCCGATGGACCACGGTTCAAGGCTCTGGTCGTAGAAAGTGACAGTAATATGACACTTTCAGGGCTAGACAATATCCGGGAATATGCGACTCAAGGACTACCGATTATACTCAGCGGAGGGTTGCCAGGCATCTTTCCTTCCGCCAATGCAAGTGAAAGCGCCGCCATTGAAGCAGGCCTAACACATTTATCAACCTCCGCCAATGTGCATCTCGTTCGTCgtggtggtgttgctgaAAAATTATCTGCCCTTGGACTATCGCCTCATATCCAAGTTCAAACCGACGGGAAGTGGTTAACAACCTGGAGAGAAGACTCCTCGAGCGGGATCGACTATGCCCTGATTTTCTGCGATTCCAATACTTCCTCCGGATATATTACAGTCACTGGCTCTGCGAAGGATAAGGTCCCCCTCTACCTCAACGCGTGGACGGGTGCTAGGTCCCCCGTTTTCACGTACAATGTGACGGATCATGCCTTGACCCTGCCAGTATCGCTCCAAGGCAACCAGACAATGATCATCGCATTTTCTCCACGGGGGCTGAATGAATCCGGAGAGCCAAAGACCCATGCTATCGAGACTCCTCCTTCGGTGATCGGTGCAACTTATGACCAAAGGGATGGCTGGGTCGCCCATGTCGCCAACCAGGGTTCTGACACCACGCATGAAAGAATCCATCTATCCAGCGACAGATACATCGAGCtccctcaacaccagcgaACAGCGAGCCCCTTTAATCTGACCAATTGGCAACTCGTTGCCGAGCATTGGGAAGCCCCAACGAATCTCAGTGATGCTAAGACCATTGCCCGGAAGCATAACACGACCCATGAATTGACGACACTGGTGTCATGGAGCCAGATCCCTATCCTCCGAAACGCATCGGGGCTGGGTTACTATAGCACCACTTTCCAGTGGCCACCTACCACGCACCGTCGGGATAACGGAACCGCGGATGGCGCTTACATCGTCTTCCCATCAATCCTACATGCCATTCAGCTCTCCATTAATGGACACAGGGTCCCGCCGTTAGACTACACCGACGCCAAGGCGGATATCAGCCAGTATCTGAAAGCGGGCACAAATGAAGTCCTAGCGGTCGTTCCAACCACCATGTGGAACTATATTCGAAGTATACTGCCAGAGATACGTGACCAAGGCCATCTCCCAGGCCTACTTGTCGAGGGATTGCCCGTACCGGGTATTTCGGAAAACGGCCTGGTGGAAGAAGTTAGTGTTATTCCATATTCGAAACTGGTGATCCGTTAATCTTATTACCTGAAGCGTCGTTCTTGGAGAGGAAAGCTCGCTCTGCCGAATGGCTATTTAAATTGCCATGCTGAGCGCGAATTAAGTGGGATACTTTGTGTGATGTTTGGAGGTTAGGAATAGGTGCATTGCCCCCAACGGGGCCTGTTTTACTATATTTCCGAATCAGGAGTTGCTTGAACCATATGATTATCAAAAAAAGTGAGCGCAGTTTTAATGCCATGTTTTGCAAACTGTGAGCAAGAACTCGGTAGGAACCTTGCTCCAATTCTTTGCATTATATCTCCCGTAACGACCGGCTCCTTGCGTGATTAATTTTGGATGAGCCACCGCCGGTGTTCTGAGAGAGCGTATATGAAATCAACGAGTGGTAGTTAGGAGCCTAGATGTGGACGCATCTATCACACAACGGACtagattatattatattatatcaACAGAGACGATAACGTAGTGTAGAAAGAGATATACTAAAAGTCTGTCTAAGCTACCTTTTTTATATTACCAATTCCATTGCTTCTTATAGTTGATATAGACAGTAGGATCCTGCATTCCTGCTCAAGGCGTAACTctttcttatatatatagacatTTTAGTGCTATACCAGGTGTTTAAAATTTTAATcatctactccgtaaatTGAGGCGCGTTTTCAACGCGATCGGGGTGCGGATCGCTTACCAATCAACAAGTACTAATATAGCTAGCCAGGTAGTGTAGGTATTCTATTGGTCATCAGCGCAGGTGTGTGCGGGCAATCCAAATGCCCTCACCCAATGAGCTTTACTCTCATATTTAGTGATTTCAGCCTTGCCTTAGTCTCCGATAAACCAAGTTGGGATGAAATACTACGTTGGCCCCTTCCTCCCCCCGGCTGAAGCCCACCCTCATGTTTCTTTTTACTCTTAGCCTGCCCTCACCTGGCGCATAACACGGCAAGCATAAACTTCATACAGCGTTCAGGTTGCCTATTCCAGAGATAGGATGAGGCATGCTACCAGTACACGCCAGTAGGGCTAGCTGAATTGCTCGACAGTGGACACAGTCTGAGCTTTACCTCAGGGAGCGATCATTTCTGTTTATCTCAGTTGTACCTTGCCCTGTCTGTGGTATTTGCTGCTGGGGTAGGGAGAAAATCACAGCCATAATGTCTAGCCCACGACGGCACCAAGACTATGCGATTGGGTGGATATGCCCGCTGCCGGTGGAGCAAACTGTAgccttgttgatgttggaTGAAACGCACGATCGCCTCCCACAACAGCCGGCAGACCAGAATATCTACACGCTGGGAAGCATTGATGACCACAATATCGTGATTGCGGGTTTACATCAACCCGGCAACAGCCCGGCCGCCACTGTAGTCACTCAAATGCGAAACACCTTTCCGAATATACATTACGTTCTCTTGGTGGGGATTGGAGGTGGAGTCCCTGTTAGGACCGAGAGTGATTGGGTCCGACTGGGAGATGTGGTTGTTTGCAAACCTATTGGGGAATATCCAGGAGTGGTGCAATATGACACTGACAAGGCGGAAGTCGGTCAGTTTAAGCGTATTGGCGCTCTGCCTCCACCCCCAGTAGTTCTTCTACAGGCAGCACAAGACATGGAGGTGAAGCGGTCCCTTCTGAAGACACAGGATGATCCAATTGCAAAATGTCTTCAACGCATACCTAGTGATATACCCGCCCTAAAAAAGTATCTTTACCCGGGCTTTGCAACAGATCGCCTCTACCACAATGACTATATCCACAAGCAACCCGGCGTCCCTTGCGACGAGTGCAAGTGTGATCTTTCGAGGCTCAGGCGACGTGAAGACCCTAAAAATACGAACCCTAAATATATTCGTGTTCACCGAGGGGTGATTGCTTCGGGCGGAATGGTTATTAAAGATGCCAACCAAAGAGATAACTTGGCTGGAAAGTACGGCGTTCTGTGCTTTGAGACAGAGGCTGCAGGAACTCTGGCAGACCTACCTGCCTTGGTGA is a window from the Aspergillus oryzae RIB40 DNA, chromosome 6 genome containing:
- a CDS encoding uncharacterized protein (predicted protein), which produces MVRLEPLLLLHAADVLAASSSGLSSLGTFENPSVRSRPRFRYWLPDAGVDKEIVSTNIKDSGARGAGGVEFVPFYNYGGEAGDPPPQADWVTNGFGTPAFRGVFRAALQAHKDAGLLMDFALGPNQGQGVPASSDDPGLQWDLVPYSVPISSNETFQGPIPGWGTGELVAVVSARVLSQTNISLPEIDSPFLTAQSGYLSLVLEHESLTDITDQVSEDGQLSIRFPTYSNGFGHRIFAYYKKRTLNRNLHFTNNATATIWDNGSFAVDHYSSRGAQTVIDFWENHILIDGIKELLMEVGHYDAPECESLQFGDSVDAYRQFSGPALLAGKSVISNEMGATMAAYGYPFRSLLFSVGRAIVGGVNQLVLHGQSYTGDYYETTWPGYTAFSYSTSELYSNKQPSWDHGLSDVLNFFARVQYTQRQGIPRVDVAIYNKVSATDAAAFPSMYQADDLVDEGWSWAYLSPDNFALPGATVENSTLGPDGPRFKALVVESDSNMTLSGLDNIREYATQGLPIILSGGLPGIFPSANASESAAIEAGLTHLSTSANVHLVRRGGVAEKLSALGLSPHIQVQTDGKWLTTWREDSSSGIDYALIFCDSNTSSGYITVTGSAKDKVPLYLNAWTGARSPVFTYNVTDHALTLPVSLQGNQTMIIAFSPRGLNESGEPKTHAIETPPSVIGATYDQRDGWVAHVANQGSDTTHERIHLSSDRYIELPQHQRTASPFNLTNWQLVAEHWEAPTNLSDAKTIARKHNTTHELTTLVSWSQIPILRNASGLGYYSTTFQWPPTTHRRDNGTADGAYIVFPSILHAIQLSINGHRVPPLDYTDAKADISQYLKAGTNEVLAVVPTTMWNYIRSILPEIRDQGHLPGLLVEGLPVPGISENGLVEEVSVIPYSKLVIR